From the Vicinamibacteria bacterium genome, the window ACCATTACGATCACCGTAGGCGACGGGACGGACGTCGCCACGGATACGTTCCTGTTGACGGTGACGGCCGGCGGCTGACCGGGGGCATCGTCCCTTCAGCCCCACAGGGCGTACACCAGCATCTGCACGATCGCGACGAAGGACGCCCAGAAGCGCGCCCATCCCGATTTCTCACCGAGAAGCTCCTCGGGCAACAGAACGATCATGGCGAGCGTCGCCGCGTAGATGAGGATGACGATGACCGCCGCGAGCCCCATGTCATCGTACCCAGCAGACGAGACCGCGAAGGTCGGCATCGCTCTTCGGCCTCGTGAAGAGGCTCACGAGGACGATCGTCGTGGAAGTCGCGGCGAAAGACCACCATGCGGTCCAGAGGTAGAGGTGGCCCGCTTGGTTGAGCCAGAAGGCGGTGGCGACCCCGACGAGCATGCCCGCCACCCCCGAAGCCGGCGTGGCCCGACGCGTCAGCATGCCGAACAGGAGAAGGGAGAACAAGGCCCCCTGGAAGAACGACAACAGTGTCTGGAACGCTTCGAACACCGACGCGAACCGTGCCTCGACCCAAAAACTCAACAGGGCTCCTCCGGCGAGAAGCATGACAACCAGGAAACGGCCAACGACCAGCGAGCGCGCATCGGAGGCTGACGGATTGATGAATGGCCGGTAGAGATCGGTTACAAGCAGCGTCGAGGCAGAGTTGATGTAGGAATCCAAGTTGGCCATGACCCCGGCGATGAACGCTCCCATGAGCAACCCGAGCGCCCCACTCGGCACCAGGCGCGCCACCATCATTGGGAGGACGCGATTCGCGTCCCACGAAGCCGTAGGCCGGCCCAGCTCGTCCGAATAGAGAGCTAGGGCGAGGAGGCCGGGAAGCACCAGGAGAAGCGGAAAAAAGAGCTTGATGACCGCGCAGAGTATGTACGATGCGCGAGCATCGCGCTGGCTCCTCACGCCCAGCGTCCGCTGCACGATGGCCTGGTTTCCAACCCAGTAAGCCGGGCCGAGGACGAAACCGAGGCCGAGCACGACGGCGGGCCAGGGATAAGTCGGGTGGGTCGTCGGCGGCAACAAGTCGAAATGATCCGTCGTCCATGCCAGGCCGGACACTCGGTCGACCATCTCCCCGATGCCGCCGACTTCCTGCAACCCGTAGAGGCAGATGACACCGGCCCCCAGCAGAAGAACGACGCAAGAGACGACGTCGGTCACGACCACGGCACGAAGCCCCCCCGACGCCGTGTAGAGGCCGACTGCGAGGCAGGTGATGCCGACCGACACCCAGAAGCTCCAGCCCAGCAAACCCTCGAACATCGCCGCGGCACTCACCAGGATGGTCGCGATGGTTCCCATCATGAACAGCGACCAGACGACGGCAAAGAAGGTGCGGACCGTCATGTTGTACCGTCGGCCCAGATACTCGGGGATCGTATAGACGCCGGCGTTCCACAAAAACGGCATGAAGAGAAACGCTGCCACCAGCAGGGGGAAGGCGCATCCGACGAAATCGAAGTTCATCATGACGACGCCAAACCGATAGGAATCCCCGGCGAGACCCACCATGTCCTTGGCGCCGATGTCGGAAACCACCAGCGACATCCCCGCAACCCACCAGGGGAGTGATCTGCCTGCCAGGAAGAAATCCTTGCTCGAGCGCACGCCACGGCTTGCCCATAGACCCAGACTCGTGGTGCCAACGAGGTAGACGACGACGATTAGCAGGTCGAGGGTCGAGAGCCGTAACGCTTCCAAGGGACGCTATGATAACGCCCC encodes:
- a CDS encoding sodium/solute symporter (Members of the Solute:Sodium Symporter (SSS), TC 2.A.21 as described in tcdb.org, catalyze solute:Na+ symport. Known solutes for members of the family include sugars, amino acids, nucleosides, inositols, vitamins, urea or anions, depending on the system.); translated protein: MEALRLSTLDLLIVVVYLVGTTSLGLWASRGVRSSKDFFLAGRSLPWWVAGMSLVVSDIGAKDMVGLAGDSYRFGVVMMNFDFVGCAFPLLVAAFLFMPFLWNAGVYTIPEYLGRRYNMTVRTFFAVVWSLFMMGTIATILVSAAAMFEGLLGWSFWVSVGITCLAVGLYTASGGLRAVVVTDVVSCVVLLLGAGVICLYGLQEVGGIGEMVDRVSGLAWTTDHFDLLPPTTHPTYPWPAVVLGLGFVLGPAYWVGNQAIVQRTLGVRSQRDARASYILCAVIKLFFPLLLVLPGLLALALYSDELGRPTASWDANRVLPMMVARLVPSGALGLLMGAFIAGVMANLDSYINSASTLLVTDLYRPFINPSASDARSLVVGRFLVVMLLAGGALLSFWVEARFASVFEAFQTLLSFFQGALFSLLLFGMLTRRATPASGVAGMLVGVATAFWLNQAGHLYLWTAWWSFAATSTTIVLVSLFTRPKSDADLRGLVCWVR